The Diaphorobacter ruginosibacter genome contains a region encoding:
- a CDS encoding efflux transporter outer membrane subunit: MGLLAMAMLMAGCSTQQPLERPAIDVPDHFKEAGRLGGESDIWKQARTDLSSDGLQVPARWWTLYGDATLDTLQEEAQAGSQTLAQAIARVRAAEASVASSRAALFPTLGTTASGSRARTGGGSYSNSSGENVARSGSINNTYSLGLNASWEVDLWGRVSGTVSASEASAAASRFDLAAARLSLQASVAQTYFSIRAAEAQQRLLKETLQAYEQSWQLTQNRYRSGVASSADVAQAESQYKSTQAQLIESQSTRAQLEHALAALLGKVPASFDLPETGVLPAPPMVPAMLPSQLLERRPDIASAERSMAAANAQVGVARAAYFPSLTLSASGGYRNSSLSNLLSLPNLFWSLGPSLALSLFDGGARSAAVESARAQLDLTAATYRGTVISALQEVEDNLVVASSLAEESTVQNEAAAAARKALTVANNQYKAGIVAYLNVLSAQTTVLSAERSLIDLHNRRLVAVNTLLKNVAGNWDGQPGNLATGSAKE; encoded by the coding sequence ATGGGACTGCTGGCAATGGCCATGCTGATGGCTGGTTGCTCCACGCAGCAACCGCTTGAGCGGCCGGCCATCGACGTGCCCGACCATTTCAAGGAAGCCGGCCGCCTCGGCGGCGAGTCGGATATCTGGAAACAGGCGCGCACCGATCTCTCGAGCGACGGCCTGCAGGTGCCCGCACGGTGGTGGACGCTGTATGGCGATGCCACGCTCGACACGCTGCAGGAGGAAGCACAAGCCGGCAGCCAGACGCTGGCACAGGCTATAGCGCGGGTACGGGCCGCGGAAGCCTCGGTGGCCAGCAGCCGCGCCGCGCTGTTTCCCACGCTGGGCACAACGGCCAGCGGCTCGCGCGCCCGCACGGGCGGAGGCTCCTATTCGAACTCGTCGGGCGAGAACGTTGCGCGCAGCGGCAGCATCAACAACACGTACTCGCTGGGCCTGAACGCGAGCTGGGAAGTGGACCTGTGGGGGCGTGTTTCGGGCACGGTGAGCGCCAGCGAGGCCAGTGCCGCGGCAAGTCGCTTCGATCTCGCGGCGGCGCGGCTGTCGCTGCAGGCCTCCGTCGCACAGACGTATTTCTCGATCCGCGCCGCGGAGGCCCAGCAGCGCCTGCTCAAGGAGACGCTGCAGGCCTATGAGCAAAGCTGGCAGCTCACGCAGAATCGGTATCGGTCCGGCGTGGCATCGTCGGCCGATGTGGCGCAGGCCGAGTCGCAGTACAAGAGCACGCAGGCGCAACTCATCGAGTCGCAGTCGACGCGTGCCCAGCTCGAGCATGCCCTGGCCGCGCTGCTCGGCAAGGTGCCCGCGAGCTTCGACCTGCCCGAGACGGGTGTGCTGCCCGCACCCCCGATGGTGCCCGCGATGCTGCCGTCGCAGCTGCTGGAGCGGCGCCCGGACATCGCATCGGCCGAGCGCAGCATGGCGGCTGCGAACGCGCAGGTGGGCGTGGCGCGCGCGGCCTATTTCCCGTCGCTCACGCTGTCCGCATCGGGGGGCTACCGCAACTCGAGCCTCTCCAACCTGCTGAGCCTGCCCAATCTTTTCTGGTCGCTCGGGCCGTCGCTTGCCCTGTCGCTGTTCGATGGCGGGGCCCGGTCGGCGGCCGTCGAGTCGGCACGTGCACAACTGGACCTGACGGCGGCCACCTATCGCGGGACGGTGATCTCCGCACTGCAGGAAGTGGAAGACAACCTGGTGGTGGCAAGCTCGCTGGCGGAGGAGTCGACGGTGCAGAACGAGGCTGCCGCCGCAGCGCGCAAGGCGCTCACCGTGGCCAACAACCAGTACAAGGCAGGCATCGTGGCCTACCTCAATGTGCTTTCCGCGCAGACCACGGTGCTGAGCGCGGAGCGCAGCCTGATCGACCTGCACAACCGGCGCCTGGTGGCGGTGAATACGCTGCTCAAGAATGTGGCGGGCAACTGGGACGGACAGCCCGGTAACCTAGCCACGGGCTCGGCCAAAGAGTAA
- a CDS encoding efflux RND transporter permease subunit, whose product MKGWPSLSAPFIFRPIATMLLTIGLALAGGISYFLLPVAPLPQVDYPTISVTASLPGAAPDTMAATVATPLERALGAIAGVNEMTSSSSLGNTRITLQFDLSRTVDSAARDVQAAINAARTLLPSGMPSNPTYRKINPADAPILMLALTSDSLTRGQMYDAASTVLAQKLSQVEGVGQASIQGGALPAVRVELDPVRLAANGVSLEQVRTAISATNANRPLGAVEREDHYWQVATNDQARVAADYAPLVLSWSNGNAIRLQDVADVSDSVQDVRNYGVMNGKPAILLQVFKQPDSNILEAVTRVRALLPQLKASIPAAIDITVVSDRTPTLRASVEEVERSLVISIALVILVVFLFLRNLRATLIPAVAVPASLMGTFGVMYLCGYTLDNLSLMALTVATGFVVDDAIVVLENVMRHMEKGKSAVRAALDGAREIGFTVVSMSISLIAVFVPIMFMGGIVGRFFREFAVVMSSAILVSMLVSLTTTPMMCAALLRSRSEEEERLRNRQQMQTTRGRLGRAWDRLSAAIGRAEDRAMVVYRRSLAWCLRHQPIVILVLLGVIALNVQLYRVIEKGFIPDQDTGRVMGFIRADQATSFQAMERRIKRFLAIVQEDPAVEYVTGFTGGGQRNSANMFMSLKPLAERKVSSDEVINRLREKLKDEPGARLFMIKQTDIRIGGRQSMAAYDYTLQADDIQDLRTWEPRIRQVLSTLPELEDVNSDVQDYGLQTSLVIDRDAIARLGLTMSQVDSTLNDAFGQRQVGVIYNPLNQYRVVMEAAPRFLQSPETLRGFFFVNKTGQQIPLTAFAKITTTNTPLAVSHQGGTPASTVSYSLAPGVSLSQANDAIRKAVAELGVPVSVRGSFSGTAGAFQQALAGQPLLILAAIITIYLVLGILYENLVHPLTILSTLPSAGVGALLALMLFKTEFSLIAFIGVILLIGLVKKNAIMMIDFALEREKGGHVTPAQSIYRACDLRLRPILMTSMAAIFGALPLALGRGDGAELRQPLGIAIVGGLIVSQLLTLYTTPVVYVLLERTRHRVRAAWGRRPGWLRRAQHMPQVQQGASRPAVQAGE is encoded by the coding sequence ATGAAGGGCTGGCCCAGCCTGTCGGCGCCGTTCATCTTCAGGCCGATCGCCACGATGCTGCTGACGATCGGGCTGGCGCTCGCGGGCGGGATTTCGTACTTCCTGCTGCCGGTCGCACCGCTGCCCCAGGTGGACTATCCGACGATCTCCGTGACGGCGAGCCTGCCCGGTGCGGCGCCCGACACCATGGCGGCCACGGTCGCCACGCCGCTGGAGAGGGCCTTGGGCGCGATTGCAGGCGTGAACGAGATGACGTCGAGTTCGAGTCTCGGCAACACCCGCATCACGCTGCAGTTCGACCTGAGCCGCACCGTGGACAGCGCCGCGCGCGATGTGCAGGCGGCCATCAATGCGGCGCGCACGCTGCTGCCCTCGGGCATGCCGAGCAATCCGACCTACCGCAAGATCAATCCGGCCGACGCGCCCATCCTCATGCTGGCGCTCACCTCCGATTCGCTCACGCGCGGGCAGATGTACGACGCGGCATCCACTGTGCTGGCGCAGAAGCTCTCGCAGGTGGAGGGCGTGGGGCAGGCGTCGATCCAGGGGGGCGCGTTGCCGGCCGTGCGCGTGGAGCTCGACCCTGTACGGCTTGCGGCCAACGGGGTATCGCTGGAGCAGGTACGCACAGCGATCTCGGCCACCAATGCGAACAGGCCGCTGGGCGCGGTGGAGCGCGAGGACCATTACTGGCAGGTGGCCACGAACGACCAGGCGCGTGTCGCGGCCGACTATGCACCCCTCGTGCTCAGTTGGTCGAATGGCAATGCGATCCGGCTGCAGGACGTGGCCGATGTCTCCGACTCCGTGCAGGACGTGCGCAACTACGGCGTCATGAACGGCAAGCCGGCGATCCTGCTGCAGGTGTTCAAGCAGCCGGACTCCAATATTCTCGAGGCGGTGACGCGTGTGCGCGCATTGCTGCCGCAGCTCAAGGCGTCGATTCCGGCGGCCATCGACATCACCGTCGTGTCGGACCGCACACCGACGCTGCGGGCGTCGGTAGAGGAGGTGGAACGCTCGCTCGTCATCTCCATCGCACTGGTGATTCTGGTGGTGTTCCTGTTCCTGCGGAACCTGCGGGCCACGCTGATCCCGGCCGTGGCCGTTCCCGCATCGCTGATGGGAACGTTCGGCGTGATGTACCTGTGCGGCTACACGCTCGACAACCTCTCGCTCATGGCGCTGACGGTGGCCACGGGCTTCGTTGTCGACGATGCGATCGTGGTGCTGGAGAACGTCATGCGCCATATGGAGAAGGGCAAGTCCGCCGTGCGTGCGGCGCTTGATGGTGCGCGCGAGATCGGCTTCACCGTGGTGTCGATGAGCATCTCCCTGATCGCGGTGTTCGTGCCCATCATGTTCATGGGGGGCATCGTGGGGCGTTTCTTCCGCGAGTTCGCGGTGGTGATGTCCTCGGCCATCCTGGTCTCGATGCTGGTCTCGCTGACCACCACGCCCATGATGTGCGCCGCGCTGCTGCGCTCGCGCAGCGAGGAGGAGGAACGGCTGCGGAACAGGCAGCAGATGCAGACGACGCGCGGGCGCCTCGGGCGCGCCTGGGATCGGCTGTCCGCCGCGATCGGCCGCGCGGAAGACCGCGCCATGGTTGTCTACCGCCGGTCGCTCGCCTGGTGCCTGCGCCACCAGCCCATCGTCATCCTGGTGCTGCTTGGCGTGATCGCGCTGAACGTGCAGCTGTACCGCGTGATCGAGAAGGGTTTCATCCCCGACCAGGACACGGGCCGCGTGATGGGCTTCATCCGGGCCGACCAGGCGACGTCGTTCCAGGCCATGGAGCGGCGCATCAAGCGTTTCCTGGCGATCGTGCAGGAGGACCCGGCGGTCGAATACGTGACCGGCTTTACCGGTGGCGGCCAGCGCAATTCAGCCAACATGTTCATGTCGCTCAAGCCGCTGGCCGAGCGCAAGGTGTCTTCCGATGAAGTGATCAACCGGTTGCGCGAGAAGCTCAAGGACGAGCCCGGTGCGCGGCTCTTCATGATCAAGCAGACCGACATCCGCATCGGCGGCCGGCAGAGCATGGCCGCCTATGACTACACGCTGCAGGCCGACGACATCCAGGACCTGCGCACCTGGGAGCCCCGCATCCGGCAGGTGCTTTCCACGCTGCCCGAGCTCGAGGACGTGAACAGCGACGTGCAGGACTACGGGCTGCAGACATCGCTCGTGATCGACCGCGACGCCATCGCACGGCTGGGCCTGACGATGTCGCAGGTCGACTCCACGCTCAACGACGCCTTCGGCCAGCGCCAGGTCGGGGTGATCTACAACCCGCTCAATCAGTACCGCGTGGTCATGGAGGCGGCTCCGCGCTTCCTGCAGAGCCCCGAGACCCTGCGCGGATTCTTCTTCGTGAACAAGACCGGGCAGCAGATCCCGTTGACCGCGTTCGCGAAGATCACGACGACCAACACGCCGCTTGCGGTCAGCCACCAGGGCGGAACACCGGCAAGCACCGTGAGCTACAGCCTGGCGCCGGGCGTGTCGCTGTCGCAGGCCAACGACGCCATCCGCAAGGCGGTGGCGGAGCTGGGCGTGCCGGTATCGGTACGCGGCAGCTTCAGCGGCACGGCGGGTGCATTCCAGCAGGCGCTTGCAGGCCAGCCGCTGCTGATCCTGGCGGCCATCATCACCATCTACCTGGTGCTGGGCATCCTGTACGAGAACCTGGTGCATCCGCTGACGATCCTCTCCACGCTGCCGTCGGCTGGCGTGGGCGCGCTGCTGGCGCTGATGCTGTTCAAGACGGAGTTCTCGCTGATCGCCTTCATCGGGGTGATCCTGCTGATCGGGCTGGTCAAGAAGAACGCCATCATGATGATCGACTTCGCGCTCGAGCGCGAGAAGGGCGGCCATGTCACGCCCGCGCAATCCATCTACCGTGCCTGCGACCTGCGCCTGCGCCCGATCCTCATGACGAGCATGGCCGCGATCTTCGGCGCCCTGCCGCTTGCGCTGGGGCGTGGCGATGGCGCGGAACTCCGCCAGCCGCTGGGCATTGCCATCGTCGGTGGCCTGATCGTGAGCCAGTTGCTCACGCTCTACACCACGCCGGTGGTCTACGTGCTGCTGGAGCGCACCCGCCATCGCGTGCGCGCGGCATGGGGCCGGAGGCCGGGCTGGCTGCGCCGCGCGCAACACATGCCGCAGGTGCAGCAGGGGGCGTCGCGCCCTGCGGTGCAGGCCGGGGAATGA
- a CDS encoding MdtB/MuxB family multidrug efflux RND transporter permease subunit: MNLSRIFILRPIATSLLMVAVLISGILAYRLLPISSLPQVDYPTIEVTTLYPGASPDVMTSNVTAPLERQFGQMPGLDQMSSVSSGGASVISLRFSLDMSMDVAEQQVQAAINAGTNLLPSDLPMPPLYSKVNPADAPILTLAITSPSLPVIRVNDLVENRLAPKLSQVKGVGLVAIAGGRRPAVRIQANPTALASYGMTLDDVRSAIAAANVKGAKGGFDGPSRASTIDANDQLQSAAEYRNLIIAFKNGNPIRLSDVADTVDDAENTRLAAWAANPVQGSQAGVILNIRRQPGANVIQTVDAIKTLLPQLKETLPASLDVQILTDRTVTIRASVEDMQFELMLAIGLVVAVIFVFLRSATATLIPSFAVPLSLIGTFGVMYLAGFSINNLTLMALTISTGFVVDDAIVMIENIARYVERGEPPMQAALKGAKQIGFTIISLTISLIAVLIPLLFMGDVVGRLFHEFAITMAVSILISAVVSLTLTPMLCARLLRHAPEERHGRLYRATGRFFDGMIEQYGRILHWVLDHRGLTWIVFLATLAITALLYFAVPKGFFPEQDTGTIQATTEADQSISFAAMSERQQALVEQLLKDPAVQSISSFIGVDGTNTTLNTGRLLIDLKPHADRDAVATVVRRLSGDANRVPGIRLFAQPVQDLTIEDRQARTQYQLLLSSPDMDVLTRSTQALVERMQGLPQLLDVGSDVQSQGKQAYVKIDRAQASRLGVTVSAIDTALYNAFGQRLISTIFTQSNQYRVVLEVAPQFKIGPEALQSIYVTSTSGPPVPLTSIASIEERNMSLSVNHVGQLPAATISFNTASGVSLGHAVQAVQDVMKTMREEGVLPLSVDASFQGAALAFQASLSNTLLLVLAAVVTMYIVLGVLYESTIHPVTILSTLPSAAVGALLALLLFGLDLDIIAIIGIVLLIGIVKKNAIMMIDFALEAQRDEGRNAHDAIFQACMLRFRPILMTTLAALLGALPLMLGTGVGSELRHPLGVTLVGGLLVSQLLTLFTTPVIYLTFEGWVEKWRAKRGLPPVKLAHPEQEDEERRLGEAP, encoded by the coding sequence ATGAATCTCTCCCGTATCTTCATCCTGAGGCCCATCGCCACCTCCCTGCTGATGGTGGCGGTGCTCATCTCGGGCATCCTGGCATACCGGCTGCTGCCGATCTCGTCGCTGCCGCAGGTGGACTATCCCACCATCGAGGTCACCACGCTCTACCCCGGTGCGAGCCCGGACGTGATGACCTCCAACGTCACCGCGCCGCTGGAGCGCCAGTTCGGACAGATGCCGGGGCTCGACCAGATGTCCTCTGTCAGCTCGGGTGGCGCCTCCGTGATCAGCCTGCGCTTTTCGCTGGACATGTCGATGGACGTGGCCGAGCAGCAGGTGCAGGCGGCCATCAATGCGGGCACGAACCTGTTGCCGAGCGACCTGCCGATGCCGCCGCTCTACAGCAAGGTCAATCCGGCCGACGCCCCCATCCTGACGCTGGCGATCACGTCGCCCTCGCTTCCGGTGATCCGCGTGAACGACCTGGTCGAGAACCGCCTCGCACCCAAGCTGTCGCAGGTGAAGGGCGTGGGGCTCGTGGCGATCGCGGGTGGCAGGCGCCCGGCGGTGCGCATCCAGGCGAATCCGACCGCGCTGGCCAGCTACGGGATGACGCTGGACGATGTGCGCTCGGCCATTGCCGCGGCCAACGTGAAGGGAGCCAAGGGCGGGTTCGATGGCCCGTCGCGAGCGTCCACGATCGATGCCAACGACCAGTTGCAGTCCGCCGCCGAATACCGCAACCTCATCATCGCATTCAAGAACGGCAATCCGATCCGGCTCTCCGACGTGGCGGACACGGTGGATGATGCCGAGAACACGCGCCTTGCCGCGTGGGCCGCGAACCCCGTGCAGGGGTCGCAGGCGGGCGTGATCCTGAACATCCGCCGCCAGCCCGGCGCGAACGTGATCCAGACGGTGGACGCGATCAAGACGCTGCTGCCCCAGCTGAAGGAAACGCTGCCCGCATCGCTCGATGTGCAGATACTCACCGACCGCACGGTGACGATCCGGGCATCGGTGGAGGACATGCAGTTCGAGCTGATGCTCGCGATCGGTCTCGTGGTCGCGGTGATCTTCGTGTTCCTGCGCAGCGCCACGGCCACGCTGATCCCGAGCTTCGCCGTGCCGCTGTCGCTGATCGGCACGTTCGGGGTGATGTATCTCGCGGGCTTCTCGATCAACAACCTTACGCTCATGGCGCTCACCATCTCCACCGGCTTCGTTGTGGACGACGCCATCGTGATGATCGAGAACATCGCGCGCTACGTGGAGCGTGGAGAACCACCGATGCAGGCGGCGCTCAAGGGTGCCAAGCAGATCGGCTTCACCATCATCTCGCTCACCATCTCGCTGATCGCGGTGTTGATTCCGCTGCTGTTCATGGGCGACGTGGTCGGACGGCTGTTCCATGAGTTCGCGATCACGATGGCGGTCTCCATCCTCATCTCGGCCGTTGTTTCGCTCACGCTCACCCCCATGCTGTGCGCGCGCCTGCTGCGCCACGCACCCGAGGAGAGGCATGGCCGCCTGTACCGCGCCACGGGCCGTTTCTTCGACGGGATGATCGAGCAATACGGCCGCATCCTCCACTGGGTGCTCGATCACCGTGGACTTACCTGGATCGTCTTCCTGGCAACGCTTGCCATCACCGCGCTGCTGTATTTCGCGGTGCCCAAGGGATTCTTCCCCGAGCAGGACACCGGCACGATCCAGGCCACCACCGAGGCCGACCAGTCGATCTCGTTTGCGGCCATGTCCGAGCGCCAGCAGGCGCTCGTCGAGCAATTGCTCAAGGACCCGGCGGTGCAGTCGATCTCATCCTTCATCGGCGTCGACGGCACGAACACCACGCTGAACACCGGCCGTCTGCTGATCGACCTGAAGCCGCATGCCGACCGTGACGCCGTGGCCACGGTGGTGCGCCGCCTCTCGGGCGATGCAAACCGGGTGCCGGGCATCCGGCTGTTCGCGCAGCCTGTGCAGGACCTGACCATCGAGGATCGCCAGGCACGCACGCAGTACCAGTTGCTGCTGTCCTCGCCCGACATGGACGTGCTCACGCGCAGCACCCAGGCGCTGGTGGAGCGCATGCAGGGCCTGCCCCAACTGCTCGACGTGGGCAGCGACGTGCAGAGCCAGGGCAAGCAGGCCTACGTGAAGATCGACCGCGCGCAGGCCAGCCGCCTGGGCGTGACCGTATCGGCGATCGACACCGCGCTCTACAACGCGTTCGGCCAGCGCCTGATCTCGACGATCTTCACGCAGTCCAACCAGTACCGCGTGGTGCTGGAGGTGGCTCCCCAGTTCAAGATCGGGCCCGAGGCGCTGCAATCGATCTACGTGACCTCGACCAGCGGCCCACCGGTGCCGCTCACCTCGATCGCTTCGATCGAAGAGCGCAACATGTCGCTGTCGGTGAACCATGTGGGGCAGCTTCCTGCGGCCACGATCTCGTTCAACACGGCGTCCGGCGTCTCGTTGGGCCATGCGGTGCAGGCGGTGCAGGATGTGATGAAGACGATGCGCGAGGAGGGCGTGCTGCCGCTGTCGGTGGATGCCAGCTTCCAGGGCGCGGCGCTCGCGTTCCAGGCTTCGCTGTCGAACACGCTGCTGCTGGTGCTGGCGGCCGTGGTCACCATGTACATCGTGCTTGGCGTGCTGTATGAAAGCACGATCCACCCGGTGACGATCCTCTCCACGCTGCCCTCGGCGGCGGTGGGCGCGCTGCTGGCGCTGCTGCTGTTCGGGCTGGATCTCGACATCATCGCGATCATCGGTATCGTGCTGCTGATCGGCATCGTGAAGAAGAACGCCATCATGATGATCGACTTCGCGCTCGAGGCACAGCGCGATGAGGGCCGCAACGCGCATGATGCGATCTTCCAGGCCTGCATGCTGCGGTTCCGCCCGATTCTCATGACGACGCTGGCGGCGCTGCTCGGTGCGCTGCCGCTGATGCTGGGAACCGGCGTGGGCAGCGAACTGCGCCATCCGCTGGGCGTGACGCTGGTGGGCGGGCTGCTGGTCAGCCAGTTGCTCACGCTGTTCACCACGCCCGTGATCTATCTGACGTTCGAGGGCTGGGTGGAGAAGTGGCGCGCCAAGCGCGGCCTTCCTCCCGTGAAACTCGCTCATCCCGAGCAGGAGGATGAGGAGCGCCGCTTGGGAGAGGCTCCATGA
- a CDS encoding MdtA/MuxA family multidrug efflux RND transporter periplasmic adaptor subunit, with protein MGAVVVVLLAAGGYAWYRNKASSEPGARQASTGAQPAGGGRGGQRGGPPGGGAQVQPVSAGEVQRGDVRVLVNAIGTMSARATAVVRTKVSGELIRLHFKEGDEVKAGQLLAEIDPRSFEAALNQVQGTYQRDQALLKNAQLDLQRYKELQAQDSIATQQVDTQAALVRQYEGTVASDKAQVDAAKLQLGYTRVTAPISGRLGLRQADLGNVVNPSDTNGIVTITQIRPIDALFSLPEAHVSALSRRITQKQDLPVELWDREQKQMLAKGRLNALDNTIDTTTGTVKAKASFDNADSRLFANQFVNVKLQVNLLQDVLTVPTTAVQNNYVYLVKPDSTVTQRRITVGVTDGDRVSVQGELQPGDRVVTDGIDRLREGAQVSIIESDKVTKVDQAVQNAAGAPRMPRNLPPEIRAKVASMSPEERKAFFQKMREERAAKGEAASAPQSAASAPAPASMPASAHVAPPVSAPASGAGR; from the coding sequence GTGGGGGCCGTGGTTGTGGTGTTGCTGGCCGCGGGCGGTTATGCCTGGTACCGGAACAAGGCATCGTCCGAACCGGGTGCCCGGCAGGCCTCGACGGGAGCGCAGCCGGCAGGCGGCGGCCGGGGAGGGCAGCGCGGCGGGCCACCCGGTGGCGGTGCGCAGGTGCAGCCGGTGTCCGCAGGCGAGGTGCAGCGCGGCGATGTGCGCGTGCTGGTCAACGCCATCGGCACGATGAGCGCTCGGGCCACTGCGGTGGTGCGCACCAAGGTGTCGGGCGAGCTGATCAGGCTGCATTTCAAGGAAGGCGACGAAGTGAAGGCGGGCCAGTTGCTCGCCGAGATCGACCCGCGCAGCTTTGAGGCGGCGCTGAACCAGGTGCAAGGCACGTACCAGCGCGACCAGGCGCTCCTGAAGAACGCACAGCTCGACCTGCAGCGCTACAAGGAGCTGCAGGCACAGGACTCGATCGCCACGCAGCAGGTGGATACGCAGGCGGCGCTGGTACGGCAATACGAGGGGACCGTGGCCTCCGACAAGGCGCAGGTCGATGCGGCGAAGCTGCAGCTCGGCTACACACGGGTGACGGCACCGATCTCGGGGCGGCTGGGCCTGCGGCAGGCCGACCTGGGCAATGTGGTGAACCCGTCGGATACCAACGGCATCGTCACCATCACGCAGATCCGCCCCATCGATGCGCTGTTCTCGCTGCCTGAAGCGCATGTGAGTGCCTTGTCGCGACGCATCACTCAAAAGCAGGACCTGCCGGTGGAGCTCTGGGACCGTGAGCAGAAACAGATGCTGGCCAAGGGGCGCCTGAATGCGCTCGACAACACCATTGACACCACCACGGGCACCGTCAAGGCCAAGGCGTCCTTCGACAATGCCGACAGCAGGCTGTTTGCCAACCAGTTCGTCAACGTGAAGCTGCAGGTCAACCTGCTGCAGGACGTGCTGACCGTGCCGACGACGGCGGTGCAGAACAACTACGTCTATCTCGTGAAGCCGGACAGCACGGTCACGCAGCGCCGCATCACCGTGGGTGTGACCGACGGCGACCGCGTGAGCGTGCAGGGCGAACTGCAGCCGGGAGACCGCGTGGTCACCGACGGCATCGACCGCCTGCGCGAAGGAGCGCAGGTGTCCATCATCGAGTCGGACAAGGTCACCAAGGTGGACCAGGCCGTGCAGAATGCGGCGGGTGCGCCGCGCATGCCGCGCAACCTGCCTCCGGAAATCCGTGCCAAGGTGGCCAGCATGTCGCCCGAGGAGCGCAAAGCGTTCTTCCAGAAGATGCGGGAGGAGCGGGCGGCCAAGGGAGAGGCGGCAAGTGCGCCGCAATCCGCGGCCTCCGCACCCGCACCCGCATCCATGCCTGCATCAGCGCATGTTGCTCCACCGGTGTCCGCACCCGCCTCCGGGGCCGGCCGCTGA
- a CDS encoding proteasome-type protease codes for MTYCVAIKLQAGLVFLSDSRTNAGLDQISSFRKMMVYENTGDRFMVLLSAGNLSISQSVREILQVTRLNCSDGGEPITIWNATSMFDVARVLGAAVRRIQERDGEALQRSGVDFNVSLILGGQIKGEGMRLFQVYSAGNFIEATAETPYFQVGESKYGKPVLDRVISPETPLDEAAKCALVSMDSTLKSNLSVGLPLDLVLYEEGRFESDKIVCIDEHNPYFRMVRESWGERLRAVFDSIEDPAWNGGQTDVPIRVEPHRNQHLKKITGPEEKLI; via the coding sequence ATGACGTACTGCGTCGCCATCAAGCTCCAAGCCGGGCTGGTCTTCCTCTCCGACTCCCGCACCAATGCGGGGCTCGACCAGATCAGCTCGTTCCGCAAGATGATGGTCTATGAAAACACGGGCGATCGCTTCATGGTGCTGCTCTCCGCGGGCAACCTGAGCATTTCGCAGTCCGTGCGCGAGATCCTGCAGGTGACCCGGCTGAACTGCAGCGACGGCGGCGAGCCGATCACCATCTGGAACGCCACCAGCATGTTCGACGTGGCCCGCGTGCTGGGCGCTGCCGTGCGCCGCATCCAGGAACGCGACGGCGAGGCCCTGCAACGCTCGGGCGTGGATTTCAATGTCTCGCTGATCCTCGGCGGCCAGATCAAGGGCGAGGGCATGCGCCTGTTCCAGGTGTACTCGGCGGGTAATTTCATCGAGGCGACCGCCGAGACGCCCTATTTCCAGGTGGGCGAATCCAAGTACGGCAAGCCGGTGCTCGACCGCGTGATCTCGCCCGAGACCCCGCTGGACGAAGCCGCCAAGTGCGCCCTGGTGTCCATGGACAGCACGCTCAAATCCAACCTATCGGTGGGTTTGCCGCTCGACCTGGTGCTCTATGAAGAGGGCCGGTTCGAGTCCGACAAGATCGTCTGCATCGACGAGCACAACCCCTATTTCCGCATGGTGCGCGAGAGCTGGGGCGAACGCCTGCGCGCGGTGTTCGACAGCATCGAGGATCCGGCGTGGAACGGCGGCCAGACCGATGTGCCCATCCGCGTCGAACCGCATCGCAACCAGCATCTCAAGAAGATCACCGGCCCCGAAGAAAAGCTGATCTGA
- a CDS encoding alpha/beta fold hydrolase translates to MPSIVFSHGNSFPGATYSVLLDDLRRRGFDVSAVDRFGHEERYRVTNNWPLLVQQLADFAAEQVARVGEKVYLVGHSLGGMLSLMAAARHPELACGVLLIDSPVISGWRATALDMAKRTQVVGALSPGKVSRARRNAWGSTQEAFDHFRSKKAFARWDERVLRDYVEHGLVDHAGKRVLAFDRDVETAIYNTLPHNLAPLLRKHPLQCPAAFIGGLESVEMRQVGMALTERVTQGRITMIDGSHLFPMEQPHTTAAAVEASLRNLAEVARSRAARGPHH, encoded by the coding sequence ATGCCCAGCATCGTTTTCTCCCATGGCAACAGCTTTCCAGGGGCCACGTACAGCGTACTGCTCGATGATCTGCGCCGCCGCGGCTTCGACGTGAGCGCGGTCGACCGCTTCGGGCACGAGGAGCGCTACCGTGTCACCAATAACTGGCCTCTGCTGGTTCAGCAACTGGCGGACTTCGCGGCGGAGCAGGTCGCGCGCGTTGGAGAGAAGGTCTACCTGGTGGGGCACTCGCTCGGGGGCATGCTGAGCCTGATGGCCGCTGCCCGCCATCCCGAGCTCGCCTGCGGCGTGCTGCTGATCGACTCGCCCGTCATCAGCGGCTGGCGCGCCACGGCCCTCGACATGGCCAAGCGCACACAGGTGGTAGGCGCTCTGTCGCCGGGCAAGGTGAGCCGCGCGCGCCGCAATGCCTGGGGCAGCACGCAGGAGGCCTTCGATCATTTCCGCAGCAAGAAGGCCTTTGCCCGCTGGGATGAACGTGTGCTGCGCGACTATGTCGAGCACGGTCTCGTGGACCATGCGGGCAAGCGCGTGCTGGCCTTCGACCGCGATGTGGAAACCGCCATCTACAACACCCTGCCGCACAACCTGGCGCCGCTACTCAGGAAACACCCCCTGCAATGCCCCGCCGCGTTCATTGGCGGGCTGGAGTCGGTGGAGATGCGCCAGGTGGGCATGGCGCTCACGGAGCGTGTCACGCAGGGCCGCATCACGATGATCGACGGCAGCCACCTCTTTCCCATGGAGCAACCGCATACGACGGCGGCCGCCGTCGAGGCCTCGCTGCGCAATCTGGCGGAAGTGGCCAGATCGCGCGCGGCGCGCGGCCCGCATCACTGA